In Chrysemys picta bellii isolate R12L10 chromosome 3, ASM1138683v2, whole genome shotgun sequence, a single genomic region encodes these proteins:
- the LOC135982092 gene encoding L-gulonolactone oxidase-like, whose product MRSGGGLHLGSEKTKEALLELKAVLENNPKVVAHYPVEVHFARGDDILLSPCFQRDSCYMNIIMYRPYGKDVPRLDYWLAYESVMKKAGGRPHWAKAHTCTWKDFEKMYPGFRKFCTMREELDPTGMFLNAYLEKVFY is encoded by the exons ATGCGCTCTGGGGGCGGTTTGCACCTGGGCAGTGAGAAGACGAAGGAGGCCCTGCTGGAGCTGAAGGCCGTGCTGGAGAACAACCCCAAAGTGGTGGCACACTACCCAGTGGAGGTGCACTTTGCTCGGGGGGACGACATCTTGCTGAGTCCCTGTTTCCAGAGAGACAGCTGCTACATGAACATCATCATGTACAG GCCCTATGGGAAGGACGTGCCCCGGCTGGACTATTGGCTGGCCTACGAGAGCGTCATGAAGAAGGCTGGGGGGCGACCGCACTGGGCAAAG GCTCACACCTGTACCTGGAAGGACTTTGAGAAGATGTATCCCGGCTTCCGGAAGTTCTGCACCATGCGGGAGGAGCTGGATCCCACCGGCATGTTCCTGAACGCGTACCTGGAAAAGGTGTTTTATTGA